Proteins encoded by one window of Streptomyces sp. ALI-76-A:
- a CDS encoding PucR family transcriptional regulator encodes MPPTLASLVHHSALKLTVRAGEDRLDVPVRWAHVSELADPVPYMEGGELLLITALKLDAEDAAAMRRYVKRLVEAGVVGLGFAVGVTYEEIPRALVDAAEQEGLPLLEVPRRTPFLAISKAVSAAIAADQYQAVTAGFAAQRELTRQTLAAGPEGLLAALASHVDGWAALYDASGAVVATAPEWAGRRAARLTGDVERLRERPAPASSVVGGPEHEDRIELHSLGTGRRPRAALAVGTAAALGTAERYAVHSAIALLTLTTERSRSLHAAEQRLGAAVLRMLLAGEPDHARAVAGDLYGELLDAPFRMIVAESASAASAARVQADGPARVPLTKATAATLAAADTNGDPLGALTEVVESAAARSGEAVLVVPEGGGEAQRLVVLVADGGAAVAACAEYAAALEAARADQAAAGEDHELVVGLSAPAGPIAASAAYKQAEQALSVARRRGWVCVEHEQLAAGSVVPLLADDAVRAFADGLLRALHEHDARGRGDLVASLRAWLSRHGQWDAAAADLGVHRHTLRYRMRRVEEILGRSLDDPDVRMELWLALKATTSE; translated from the coding sequence ATGCCCCCCACGCTCGCCTCGCTCGTCCACCACTCCGCGCTCAAGCTGACCGTGCGGGCGGGCGAGGACCGCCTGGACGTGCCCGTCCGCTGGGCGCACGTCAGCGAGCTGGCCGACCCGGTGCCCTACATGGAGGGCGGGGAACTGCTGCTCATCACGGCGCTGAAGCTGGACGCCGAGGACGCCGCGGCCATGCGCCGCTATGTGAAGCGGCTGGTCGAGGCCGGGGTCGTCGGGCTCGGCTTCGCCGTAGGGGTGACCTACGAGGAGATCCCCCGGGCGCTGGTCGACGCGGCGGAGCAGGAGGGGCTGCCGCTGCTGGAGGTCCCGCGCCGCACGCCGTTCCTCGCCATCAGCAAGGCCGTCTCGGCGGCCATCGCGGCCGACCAGTACCAGGCGGTGACGGCGGGCTTCGCCGCGCAGCGCGAACTGACCAGACAGACCCTCGCGGCCGGCCCGGAGGGACTGCTCGCCGCGCTCGCCTCCCACGTGGACGGCTGGGCGGCGCTCTACGACGCCTCGGGCGCCGTCGTCGCCACCGCCCCGGAGTGGGCCGGCCGCCGGGCCGCCCGGCTGACCGGGGACGTCGAGCGGCTGCGCGAGCGGCCCGCGCCCGCCTCGTCGGTCGTCGGCGGCCCCGAGCACGAGGACCGGATCGAACTGCACTCGCTCGGCACCGGGCGGCGACCGCGCGCGGCCCTGGCCGTGGGCACCGCCGCCGCACTCGGTACGGCCGAGCGGTACGCCGTCCACTCGGCCATCGCCCTGCTGACGCTCACCACGGAGCGCTCGCGGTCCCTGCACGCGGCCGAACAGCGGCTCGGGGCGGCGGTGCTGCGCATGCTGCTCGCGGGGGAGCCGGACCACGCGCGGGCGGTCGCCGGAGACCTGTACGGCGAACTGCTGGACGCCCCCTTCCGGATGATCGTCGCCGAGTCGGCGTCCGCCGCGTCGGCCGCGCGGGTGCAGGCCGACGGGCCCGCACGGGTGCCGCTCACCAAGGCGACGGCCGCGACGCTCGCCGCCGCCGACACCAACGGCGACCCGCTGGGCGCGCTCACCGAGGTCGTGGAGTCGGCGGCGGCACGGTCCGGGGAGGCGGTGCTGGTCGTGCCCGAGGGCGGGGGAGAGGCGCAGCGGTTGGTGGTGCTGGTCGCGGACGGGGGTGCCGCGGTGGCCGCGTGCGCGGAGTACGCGGCGGCGCTGGAGGCCGCGCGGGCCGACCAGGCCGCCGCCGGTGAGGACCACGAACTGGTCGTCGGGCTGTCGGCGCCGGCCGGGCCGATCGCCGCGTCCGCCGCGTACAAGCAGGCCGAACAGGCGCTGTCCGTGGCCCGGCGACGGGGCTGGGTGTGCGTGGAGCACGAGCAGCTGGCGGCCGGTTCGGTGGTGCCGCTGCTCGCGGACGACGCGGTACGGGCGTTCGCGGACGGCCTGCTGCGGGCGCTGCACGAGCACGACGCGCGGGGACGGGGAGACCTGGTGGCCTCGCTGCGCGCGTGGCTGTCCCGGCACGGCCAGTGGGACGCGGCGGCCGCGGACCTGGGAGTCCACCGGCACACCCTGCGGTACCGGATGCGCCGGGTCGAGGAGATCCTCGGGCGGTCGCTGGACGACCCCGATGTGCGGATGGAACTCTGGCTGGCGCTGAAGGCGACGACATCGGAGTAG
- a CDS encoding aldehyde dehydrogenase family protein, producing the protein MTSTHAHAFWLAGRQVTGEDTFAVTSPWDGRLVGDVAVPTDAQIEEAVAAAYAVREDFAATPAHVRAAALDHVSKRLVERTEEIARLISAENGKPVKWARGEVGRAVSVFRFAAEEARRFNGGEAQRLDTDAGGQGRLALTRRFPKGVVLGIAPFNFPLNLCAHKIAPAIAAGAPIILKPAPATPLSGLVIGELLAETDLPAGSWSILPVPNDRMPALVQDERLPVISFTGSEKVGYAIMDSVPRKHCTLELGGNGAAVVLGDYASDADLDWAATRIATFSNYQGGQSCISVQRVIADASVYDRLLPRLVAAVEAQVTGDPSDDKTDVGPLVSEDAARRVETWVREAVEAGATLLTGGERDGASYAPTVLADVPADTTISCEEVFGPVLTVRKTDGEAEAFAAVNDSKYGLQAGVFTHDLQTAFRAHRALEVGGVVIGDVPSYRADQMPYGGVKQSGVGREGVRFAMDDYTYERVLVLTGLAL; encoded by the coding sequence ATGACTTCCACCCACGCCCACGCCTTCTGGCTCGCCGGCCGCCAGGTCACCGGCGAGGACACCTTCGCCGTCACCTCCCCGTGGGACGGCCGCCTCGTCGGCGACGTCGCCGTGCCGACCGACGCCCAGATCGAGGAGGCGGTGGCCGCCGCGTACGCCGTCCGCGAGGACTTCGCCGCCACCCCGGCCCATGTCCGCGCCGCCGCCCTCGACCACGTCAGCAAGCGGCTCGTCGAGCGCACCGAGGAGATCGCGCGGCTGATCTCCGCCGAGAACGGCAAGCCGGTCAAGTGGGCTCGGGGCGAGGTCGGCCGGGCCGTCTCCGTGTTCCGGTTCGCCGCCGAGGAGGCCCGCCGGTTCAACGGCGGCGAGGCCCAGCGGCTCGACACCGACGCGGGCGGCCAGGGCCGCCTCGCCCTCACCCGCCGCTTCCCGAAGGGCGTCGTCCTCGGTATCGCGCCGTTCAACTTCCCCCTGAACCTGTGCGCCCACAAGATCGCCCCGGCCATCGCGGCCGGCGCGCCGATCATCCTGAAGCCGGCCCCCGCCACCCCGCTCTCCGGTCTCGTCATCGGTGAGCTGCTCGCCGAGACGGACCTCCCCGCCGGTTCGTGGAGCATCCTGCCCGTCCCGAACGACCGGATGCCCGCCCTCGTCCAGGACGAGCGGCTCCCCGTGATCTCGTTCACCGGCTCCGAGAAGGTCGGCTACGCGATCATGGACTCGGTGCCGCGCAAGCACTGCACCCTGGAGCTGGGCGGGAACGGCGCCGCCGTCGTCCTCGGGGACTACGCCTCCGACGCCGACCTCGACTGGGCCGCCACCCGCATCGCCACCTTCTCCAACTACCAGGGCGGCCAGTCCTGCATCTCCGTGCAGCGGGTCATCGCCGACGCCTCCGTGTACGACAGGCTCCTCCCGCGCCTGGTCGCCGCCGTCGAAGCGCAGGTCACCGGTGACCCGAGCGACGACAAGACCGACGTCGGACCGCTGGTCAGCGAGGACGCCGCCCGGCGGGTCGAGACGTGGGTGCGGGAAGCCGTCGAGGCCGGGGCGACCCTGCTCACCGGCGGCGAGCGCGACGGCGCCTCCTACGCGCCGACCGTCCTCGCCGACGTGCCGGCCGACACGACGATCTCCTGCGAGGAGGTCTTCGGACCCGTTCTCACCGTACGGAAGACGGACGGGGAGGCGGAGGCCTTCGCCGCCGTCAACGACTCCAAGTACGGCCTCCAGGCGGGCGTGTTCACCCACGACCTCCAGACCGCCTTCCGTGCCCACCGCGCGCTGGAGGTCGGCGGGGTCGTCATCGGCGACGTCCCCTCCTACCGCGCCGACCAGATGCCGTACGGCGGCGTCAAGCAGTCCGGCGTGGGCCGCGAGGGCGTGCGGTTCGCGATGGACGACTACACCTACGAGCGGGTGCTGGTCCTGACCGGCCTCGCGCTCTGA